In Pseudomonas sp. DNDY-54, a genomic segment contains:
- a CDS encoding CaiB/BaiF CoA-transferase family protein: MPGALSHIRVLDLSRVLAGPWAGQILGDLGAEVIKVERPRTGDDTRHWGPPYLKDQEGENTSEAAYYLSANRNKQSLTLDFTQPEGQRIIRELVSRCDVLLENFKVGGLAAYGLDYESLKAINPKLIYCSITGFGSDGPYANRAGYDFMIQGLGGLMSLTGRAEDEEGAGPVKVGVALTDILTGLYATVGVLAALNHREQSGIGQHVELALLDVQVACLANQAMNYLTTGVAPKRMGNAHPNIVPYQDFPTADGDIILTIGNDGQFRKFAEVAGHPEWADDPRFASNKARVAHRKELVPMIRQVTVFRTTAEWVALLEQAGVPCGPINDLAQVFADPQVKSRGLQLEMSHPLAGSVPQVASPIRLSETPVEYRKAPPLLGEHSEAVLQQLVGLSFEKILSLRQSGVI; this comes from the coding sequence ATGCCTGGCGCCCTTTCCCATATCCGCGTCCTTGATCTGTCGCGCGTGCTGGCTGGCCCCTGGGCCGGGCAGATCCTCGGTGACCTGGGCGCCGAGGTGATCAAAGTCGAGCGCCCGCGCACCGGCGATGACACCCGTCATTGGGGCCCGCCCTACCTGAAAGACCAGGAGGGCGAGAACACCTCGGAAGCGGCGTATTACCTCTCCGCCAACCGCAACAAGCAGTCCCTGACCCTGGACTTCACCCAGCCCGAGGGCCAGCGGATCATTCGTGAGCTGGTGTCGCGGTGCGATGTGCTGCTTGAGAACTTCAAGGTCGGCGGGTTGGCGGCCTACGGGCTGGATTACGAAAGCCTCAAGGCGATCAATCCAAAGCTGATCTATTGCTCAATCACCGGCTTCGGCAGTGATGGGCCGTACGCGAATCGCGCCGGTTACGATTTCATGATTCAGGGCCTTGGCGGGCTGATGAGTCTGACCGGGCGCGCCGAGGACGAAGAAGGCGCCGGTCCGGTCAAGGTCGGTGTGGCGCTGACCGACATCCTCACCGGCCTGTACGCCACGGTTGGTGTGCTCGCCGCGCTCAACCATCGCGAGCAGAGCGGAATCGGTCAGCATGTCGAACTGGCGCTGCTCGACGTGCAGGTCGCCTGCCTGGCGAACCAGGCGATGAACTACCTGACCACGGGCGTCGCGCCCAAGCGCATGGGCAACGCGCATCCGAATATCGTGCCGTATCAGGATTTCCCCACAGCAGACGGCGACATCATTCTTACGATTGGCAACGATGGCCAGTTCCGCAAGTTTGCCGAGGTAGCTGGCCATCCCGAGTGGGCTGATGATCCGCGCTTCGCCAGCAACAAGGCACGGGTTGCTCATCGCAAGGAGCTGGTGCCGATGATCCGTCAGGTCACGGTGTTCCGCACCACGGCTGAGTGGGTGGCGCTGCTGGAGCAGGCCGGTGTGCCTTGTGGCCCGATCAACGACCTGGCGCAGGTCTTCGCTGATCCGCAGGTCAAGTCGCGAGGTCTTCAGCTGGAGATGTCGCATCCGCTTGCCGGCAGCGTGCCTCAGGTTGCCAGCCCCATCCGGCTTTCCGAGACGCCCGTTGAATACCGCAAGGCGCCGCCGCTGCTGGGTGAACACAGCGAAGCGGTGCTGCAGCAATTGGTCGGTTTGAGTTTCGAGAAGATTCTTTCCTTGCGGCAGTCTGGGGTGATTTGA
- a CDS encoding LemA family protein — protein sequence MDEHIMQTQRLRITWQLSVVLFMSWLLAGCGINNIPQYDEQVKSAWSQVENQYQRRADLIPNLVETVKGFARQEQETLTAVIEARSRATSIQLSADDLDDPQKLQQFQQAQNQLTGALSRLMAVSERYPDLKSNQNFLALQSQLEGTENRIAVARRDFIAAVERYNTEIRTFPGRIWHSLMYSDMPIRENFEATAENAEQAPQVQFQ from the coding sequence ATGGACGAGCACATCATGCAGACGCAGCGCTTACGTATCACCTGGCAGCTTTCAGTTGTCTTGTTCATGTCCTGGCTGTTGGCCGGTTGCGGCATCAACAACATTCCTCAATACGATGAGCAGGTGAAATCGGCTTGGTCGCAGGTGGAAAACCAGTACCAGCGCCGCGCCGATCTCATTCCCAATCTGGTCGAGACCGTTAAAGGCTTTGCCCGTCAGGAGCAGGAAACCCTGACCGCGGTCATCGAGGCTCGCTCGCGGGCCACCTCGATTCAGCTCAGCGCGGACGATCTCGATGACCCGCAGAAGCTGCAGCAATTCCAGCAGGCGCAAAACCAGCTGACCGGCGCCTTGAGCCGGTTGATGGCGGTGTCCGAGCGCTACCCGGACCTGAAGTCCAACCAGAACTTTCTCGCCCTGCAATCGCAGCTCGAAGGCACGGAAAACCGCATTGCTGTGGCGCGCCGGGACTTTATCGCTGCGGTTGAGCGTTACAACACCGAAATCCGAACCTTCCCCGGTCGTATCTGGCACAGCCTGATGTACAGCGACATGCCGATCCGCGAGAACTTCGAGGCGACGGCGGAGAACGCCGAGCAGGCGCCGCAAGTGCAGTTTCAATGA
- a CDS encoding TPM domain-containing protein, protein MTRPLSLILALLFWASGVVAQEVELPALSGRVVDQAELLDTQAEARLSSMLAAHEQASGEQVVVVTVPDLQGRSIEEYGVALGREWGIGQKDEDTGALLIVARDDRRVRIEVGYGLEGRLTDAQSSVIINRIITPAFREGDFTRGITEGAAAIVQVLGGDPLQTAAMRPAMPMGAQEPGGLGILGFFLMLVAIFVIGGGRGGRGGGRGAGRALLLGALLGGMGRGGGGGFGGGGGFGGGGGGFGGGGASGGW, encoded by the coding sequence ATGACGCGTCCGCTTTCGCTGATTCTGGCGCTGCTGTTCTGGGCGAGCGGTGTAGTCGCTCAGGAAGTCGAGCTGCCGGCACTGAGTGGCAGGGTTGTTGATCAGGCCGAACTGCTCGATACCCAGGCCGAGGCGCGGCTGAGCAGCATGCTCGCTGCCCATGAGCAGGCCAGCGGCGAGCAAGTGGTCGTCGTCACCGTGCCGGACCTCCAGGGGCGGAGTATTGAAGAGTACGGTGTCGCCTTGGGCCGTGAGTGGGGCATCGGGCAGAAGGATGAAGACACCGGCGCGCTGCTGATTGTCGCCCGTGACGACCGCCGGGTTCGTATTGAAGTTGGCTACGGTCTGGAAGGGCGGCTCACTGATGCGCAGTCGTCCGTCATCATCAACCGCATCATCACCCCGGCTTTCCGCGAAGGCGACTTTACCCGCGGGATTACCGAGGGCGCGGCCGCGATAGTGCAGGTGCTGGGAGGTGATCCGCTGCAGACGGCTGCGATGCGTCCGGCCATGCCCATGGGGGCGCAGGAGCCCGGCGGGCTTGGCATTCTGGGCTTCTTCCTGATGCTGGTGGCGATCTTTGTGATTGGTGGCGGACGAGGCGGTCGTGGCGGCGGTCGCGGCGCGGGACGCGCGCTGCTCCTCGGTGCGCTGCTCGGCGGCATGGGTCGCGGTGGCGGAGGCGGCTTTGGCGGCGGCGGTGGCTTCGGGGGCGGTGGCGGCGGCTTTGGTGGCGGTGGCGCCTCCGGTGGGTGGTGA
- a CDS encoding TPM domain-containing protein, giving the protein MTLLTESELRQVAEAIDRIERDTDAELVTVLAGQADDYRYIPLLWASLISLLLPGALLFFSGWLSAWQLLLVQWLTFIVLAVIFRIPSLTSRLIPRSVRHWRACNLARRQFIELNLHHTEGGTGMLIFVSEAERYVEILVDRGISSRIDNGAWESIVADFTGKVRDGQVLEGFLGCIEACGSLLKQQVPATHERNELPNHLVVLP; this is encoded by the coding sequence ATGACACTTTTGACCGAAAGCGAGCTGCGGCAGGTAGCCGAGGCAATCGACCGTATCGAGCGTGACACGGATGCCGAACTGGTGACGGTGCTGGCAGGCCAGGCGGATGACTACCGCTATATCCCGTTGCTCTGGGCGAGTCTTATCTCGCTGTTACTGCCGGGGGCGTTGCTGTTTTTCAGCGGTTGGTTGTCCGCCTGGCAGCTTCTGCTGGTGCAATGGCTCACGTTTATCGTGCTGGCGGTGATTTTCCGTATTCCTAGCCTGACCAGCCGGCTTATCCCACGTTCGGTTCGCCATTGGCGCGCCTGCAACCTGGCGAGGCGGCAATTCATCGAACTCAATCTGCACCACACCGAAGGCGGAACGGGGATGCTGATTTTTGTCTCCGAAGCCGAGCGTTACGTCGAAATCCTGGTCGACCGGGGCATCTCCAGTCGCATCGATAACGGCGCGTGGGAGTCGATTGTCGCGGACTTTACCGGCAAGGTGCGTGACGGGCAGGTGCTTGAAGGTTTCCTCGGCTGTATCGAGGCCTGCGGCTCGCTGCTGAAACAACAGGTTCCCGCCACGCACGAACGCAATGAGCTGCCGAATCATCTGGTGGTGCTGCCTTAG
- a CDS encoding tetratricopeptide repeat protein translates to MKDAHGYQLTGCNGQAQVLLDQALAQFRCLRTDSLASTEAALEASPELVMGHILHAWLYLLGTEAAAIPVAQASLEQAQALPQNDREARHIQALQLLIAGRWHASGRTLEDLSLDYPHDLLSLQAGHQLDFFTGDARMLRDRIARALPDWSAAVPGYHAVLGMYAFGLEETGDYRHGERIGREAVSLQPDDAWAQHAVAHVLEMQGRREEGIAWMRGNPAWQQDSMLAVHNWWHLALHYLEQDDFDTVLALFDGPIDGHQGTLALELIDASSMLWRLQLRGVDVGNRWAGVAERWAAMAEDGRYAFNDFHAAMAFACSGREELLGQLREAQQRAGQRDDDNARFTQLIGRPTVEAAVAFVEGRYGRCVDLLRRVRSQAHVFGGSHAQRDLIDQTLIAAARRSDQNNLVRGLQRERELLARQRSVV, encoded by the coding sequence ATGAAAGACGCACATGGCTACCAACTGACCGGCTGCAATGGCCAGGCGCAGGTCCTGCTCGACCAGGCCCTCGCGCAGTTTCGCTGCCTGCGCACCGATTCGCTGGCGAGCACCGAAGCCGCTCTCGAGGCTTCCCCTGAACTGGTGATGGGCCACATCCTGCATGCCTGGCTCTATCTGCTGGGCACCGAAGCGGCCGCGATACCGGTTGCGCAAGCGTCGCTGGAGCAGGCCCAGGCACTGCCGCAGAACGACCGTGAGGCGCGCCATATACAGGCCCTGCAACTGCTGATCGCTGGGCGCTGGCACGCATCGGGACGCACGCTTGAAGACCTCAGCCTCGATTACCCTCATGACCTGCTGTCATTGCAGGCAGGCCATCAACTGGACTTCTTCACTGGCGATGCCCGCATGCTGCGTGACCGTATCGCCCGCGCCTTGCCGGACTGGTCAGCGGCTGTTCCCGGCTATCACGCCGTGCTCGGCATGTACGCGTTCGGGCTGGAGGAAACAGGCGACTATCGTCACGGCGAGCGGATTGGCCGCGAAGCCGTGTCGCTGCAGCCCGACGACGCCTGGGCGCAGCATGCCGTCGCCCACGTGCTGGAAATGCAGGGTCGTCGCGAGGAAGGCATCGCCTGGATGCGTGGCAATCCGGCCTGGCAACAGGACAGCATGCTCGCCGTGCACAACTGGTGGCACCTGGCGCTGCATTACCTGGAGCAGGACGACTTTGACACAGTGCTGGCGCTCTTCGATGGGCCGATCGACGGCCATCAAGGCACCCTTGCACTGGAGCTGATCGATGCCAGCTCGATGCTGTGGCGCCTGCAGCTACGCGGGGTCGATGTGGGTAACCGTTGGGCGGGCGTGGCCGAACGCTGGGCGGCGATGGCCGAGGATGGCCGTTATGCCTTCAACGATTTCCATGCGGCGATGGCGTTTGCCTGCAGCGGCCGCGAAGAACTGCTCGGCCAGCTGCGTGAAGCACAACAGCGTGCCGGCCAGCGCGACGATGACAATGCGCGCTTCACCCAGCTGATCGGCAGGCCAACGGTGGAAGCGGCGGTGGCATTCGTCGAGGGTCGCTATGGCCGTTGCGTCGATCTGTTGCGGCGGGTTCGCAGCCAGGCCCACGTGTTTGGCGGTAGCCACGCGCAACGTGACCTGATCGACCAGACACTGATTGCCGCGGCTCGTCGCAGCGATCAGAACAACCTGGTTCGCGGCCTGCAGCGTGAACGCGAGTTGCTTGCTCGACAGCGCAGCGTGGTCTGA
- a CDS encoding GlxA family transcriptional regulator: MTRSDHAESLSPLTVALLATPDSTASTLFGLYDLLLGTRRDWQQLINQTDVESPFYPLIVSRDGQPLRAYNDVPIQPHASLGNAPSVDVVIVSNLAISPFEPLDDRYDQEAQWMRERYEAGATLASACSGAILLARTGLLKGCEGTSHWGYCDCLRREYPEVHWQPDKALVTAGIGQRLVMSGSGSSWHALGLFLIARFIGAREAMEVARMNLFDWDATSPLAYAAMMRTGQLADPVIARCQEWAAQHYDGEAPVAAMVRISGLQERTFQRRFAQATGLSPLDYVHTLRLEEAKQLLESGDLPVEAIAWEVGYQDAGFFGRLFRRKVGLTPAQYRGRFGVLARRLASVATPAAVVGAH; encoded by the coding sequence ATGACACGCTCGGATCATGCTGAAAGCCTGTCACCCTTGACCGTCGCCCTCCTGGCGACGCCGGACAGCACGGCCTCGACCTTGTTCGGCCTCTACGATTTATTGTTAGGCACCCGCCGCGATTGGCAGCAGCTGATCAACCAGACCGACGTCGAATCACCCTTTTATCCGCTGATTGTCAGCCGCGACGGGCAACCGTTGCGGGCATACAACGATGTCCCGATTCAGCCTCACGCCAGCCTTGGCAACGCGCCGTCGGTCGATGTGGTGATCGTCAGCAACCTGGCGATCAGTCCGTTCGAACCGCTGGATGACCGCTACGACCAGGAAGCGCAATGGATGCGTGAGCGTTACGAGGCAGGCGCGACGCTGGCGTCGGCCTGTTCGGGCGCGATATTGCTGGCCCGTACCGGCTTGCTGAAAGGCTGCGAAGGCACCTCGCACTGGGGCTATTGCGACTGCCTGCGCCGCGAATACCCCGAGGTCCACTGGCAGCCGGACAAGGCATTGGTAACCGCGGGGATCGGCCAGCGGCTGGTCATGTCAGGCAGCGGCAGCAGCTGGCACGCGTTGGGGCTGTTTCTTATTGCCCGCTTCATTGGCGCCAGAGAGGCCATGGAAGTTGCCAGGATGAACCTGTTCGACTGGGATGCGACCAGCCCGCTTGCCTACGCCGCGATGATGCGCACCGGCCAGCTTGCCGATCCGGTCATTGCGCGTTGTCAGGAATGGGCGGCGCAGCATTACGACGGCGAAGCGCCCGTGGCGGCGATGGTGCGGATCAGCGGCTTGCAGGAGCGAACCTTTCAGCGCCGCTTTGCCCAGGCCACCGGGCTGTCGCCTCTGGATTACGTGCACACCCTGCGGCTGGAGGAAGCCAAACAATTGCTGGAAAGCGGAGATCTTCCCGTGGAAGCCATCGCCTGGGAGGTGGGCTATCAAGACGCCGGATTCTTCGGCCGACTGTTCCGGCGCAAGGTCGGCCTGACGCCGGCCCAATACCGCGGGCGCTTCGGTGTATTGGCGCGGCGCCTGGCCAGCGTGGCGACGCCAGCCGCCGTCGTCGGTGCGCATTGA
- a CDS encoding AAA family ATPase has product MKTPRLLQGRRGPVLSVLLVLIIAACLGYWQLKPAVPTVPATGAAASMLEALRESTEPWETNRQDLSVLMSDLRNATISSAALGKDAVYVSLTDGLRYWIPDQSGRVAQLLLDHYASSEGQLFPLTLFETDGEAPWYKALVPYAPFILLLVGALTYLAIKSQAFRVQRKGSGISFADVIGASEAKQALTDVTDYLRDPSAYAALGARPPKGVLLTGEPGTGKTQLAKALATESNASFIQVTGSDFSSMYFGVGIQKVKALFRTARKQAPCIIFIDEIDGIGKRAEQQRSSDAESNRIINQFLTEMDGFDGASGVLVLGATNFPNSLDPALVREGRFDRSIAVGLPGLGDREALFRLYAGKIRAAQDLDFAQLARNTVGLTPAAIAYIANHAALLAARASATTVDMNHFVDAVETCRIGEQPSGVTPMSPTDRKRIAVHEAGHALVAAALKVGRVEKVTILPRGQALGVTLVTPVEDKRLHMESELRNRIQMLLAGRGAEQLYFHEVSSGAGQDLQEASKIALSMVGALGMGPSGSLLSLQAVRDAHIEFDSGESIRAADTLLKQLDRECMALLQRLKPALDEIADKLLAEETVPGEEVLAAIERLPEHHHEASVSSIIGHAMSSIDRVAASAMESTEFLDLAPAEQPEDDGPGML; this is encoded by the coding sequence ATGAAAACACCACGTCTGCTACAAGGTCGCCGCGGCCCTGTACTGTCCGTTCTGCTCGTATTGATCATCGCCGCTTGCCTGGGTTACTGGCAGCTCAAGCCCGCCGTTCCGACGGTGCCCGCCACGGGTGCTGCCGCCAGCATGCTCGAAGCGCTGCGAGAGTCCACCGAACCATGGGAGACGAACCGTCAGGACCTGTCGGTGCTGATGAGCGACCTGCGGAACGCCACAATCTCCAGCGCCGCACTGGGCAAGGATGCGGTCTATGTCAGCCTGACTGATGGCCTGCGCTACTGGATACCGGATCAATCCGGCCGCGTGGCCCAGTTGCTGCTTGATCATTACGCCAGCAGCGAAGGCCAACTGTTCCCGCTGACGCTGTTCGAAACAGATGGCGAAGCGCCGTGGTACAAGGCACTGGTTCCGTATGCGCCCTTCATCCTGTTACTCGTCGGTGCGCTGACCTATCTGGCGATCAAGAGCCAGGCATTCCGGGTGCAGCGAAAGGGCAGCGGCATTTCGTTTGCCGACGTCATCGGTGCCAGCGAAGCCAAGCAGGCCCTTACCGACGTCACCGACTATCTTCGCGACCCCTCTGCCTATGCCGCGCTGGGCGCCCGCCCGCCGAAGGGCGTGCTGCTCACCGGCGAGCCCGGCACCGGCAAGACTCAGCTGGCCAAGGCGCTGGCGACCGAGTCCAATGCCAGCTTCATCCAGGTCACCGGCAGCGACTTTTCCTCGATGTACTTCGGTGTCGGCATCCAGAAGGTCAAGGCGCTGTTCCGCACCGCGCGCAAGCAGGCGCCGTGCATCATCTTCATCGACGAGATCGACGGCATCGGCAAGCGCGCTGAACAGCAGCGCTCCAGCGACGCCGAGAGCAACCGCATCATCAACCAGTTCCTCACCGAGATGGACGGCTTCGACGGCGCCAGCGGCGTGCTGGTGCTGGGCGCCACCAACTTCCCCAATTCGTTGGACCCGGCCTTGGTGCGTGAAGGACGCTTCGACCGTTCCATCGCCGTCGGCCTGCCGGGACTCGGCGACCGCGAAGCGCTGTTCCGTCTCTATGCCGGCAAGATCCGCGCCGCGCAGGACCTCGACTTCGCCCAACTGGCGCGCAACACCGTCGGCCTGACGCCCGCCGCCATCGCCTATATCGCCAACCATGCGGCGCTGCTCGCGGCGCGTGCCAGCGCAACGACCGTGGACATGAACCACTTCGTCGATGCCGTGGAAACCTGCCGCATCGGTGAGCAGCCCTCGGGCGTCACGCCCATGTCGCCCACCGATCGCAAGCGCATCGCCGTGCATGAGGCCGGCCACGCGCTGGTCGCCGCCGCGCTGAAAGTGGGCCGGGTGGAAAAGGTCACCATCCTGCCGCGCGGCCAGGCGCTGGGCGTGACACTGGTGACGCCGGTGGAAGACAAGCGCCTGCACATGGAATCCGAGCTGCGCAACCGCATCCAGATGCTGCTGGCCGGTCGTGGCGCCGAGCAGTTGTACTTCCACGAGGTGTCATCCGGCGCCGGACAGGACCTGCAGGAAGCCTCGAAGATCGCTTTGTCGATGGTCGGCGCGCTGGGCATGGGCCCGAGCGGCTCGCTGCTGAGCCTGCAGGCCGTGCGCGATGCGCATATCGAATTCGATTCCGGTGAATCCATCCGGGCGGCCGACACCCTGCTCAAGCAGCTCGATCGAGAATGCATGGCCCTGCTGCAGCGGCTCAAGCCAGCACTGGATGAGATCGCTGACAAGCTGCTAGCCGAGGAAACCGTTCCGGGTGAAGAAGTGCTCGCGGCCATCGAGCGCCTGCCCGAGCATCATCATGAGGCCAGCGTCAGCTCGATCATTGGCCATGCCATGAGCAGCATTGACCGGGTGGCCGCCAGCGCCATGGAGAGCACGGAGTTTCTCGATCTGGCGCCGGCGGAGCAACCCGAGGACGACGGTCCGGGCATGCTCTGA
- a CDS encoding c-type cytochrome — MSIQHVRRLLLGAVLALCNGAALAQQSDPAAIERGKYLTQAADCLACHVTERGKPYAGGLPVKMPFGTLYTTNITPDKETGIGDWSDDQFVDAMQRGVGPDGKHYYPAFPYTSYSLMPRDDILAIKAYLFSLEPVNQPNRENDIAFPFNQRWGIALWNLLFLDDERYQPDPEQSAQWNHGAYLVEGPGHCGECHTPRNLLQAKSGSKALGGATIQGWAAWNITGDEQSGIGGWPDEALASYLATGVAPGYGVAGGPMAEVVNHSLRHLTPEDIQAMVVYLKSVPAQPAEVKRPDEKALANLPPKQTEHPLGQKLFADTCASCHQWDGSGRQSDYASLRGLRTLNDPQALNLIQVIINGDALHGPNGHHLMPAFGRHFNDREVTALSNFMLGHFGSAPATLTPEIIAERRQQGH, encoded by the coding sequence ATGAGTATTCAACATGTCCGGCGCCTTTTGCTGGGCGCGGTGCTTGCGTTGTGCAACGGCGCTGCCCTGGCTCAACAATCCGACCCGGCCGCCATCGAGCGTGGCAAATACCTCACCCAAGCTGCCGATTGCCTGGCCTGCCATGTCACGGAACGTGGCAAGCCCTATGCCGGTGGCCTGCCTGTAAAGATGCCGTTCGGCACGCTGTACACGACCAACATCACCCCTGACAAGGAAACCGGCATCGGCGACTGGAGCGACGACCAATTCGTCGACGCCATGCAGAGAGGTGTCGGTCCGGATGGAAAGCACTACTACCCGGCCTTCCCCTATACGTCCTACAGCCTGATGCCGCGCGACGATATCCTCGCCATCAAGGCGTATCTGTTCAGCCTGGAGCCGGTGAACCAGCCCAACCGGGAGAACGACATCGCCTTCCCGTTCAATCAGCGCTGGGGCATTGCATTATGGAACCTGCTGTTCCTCGATGACGAACGCTACCAGCCCGACCCCGAGCAGTCGGCGCAATGGAACCATGGCGCCTACCTGGTCGAAGGCCCGGGCCACTGCGGCGAATGCCACACGCCGCGCAACCTGCTGCAAGCTAAAAGCGGGTCGAAAGCACTGGGGGGCGCCACCATTCAAGGCTGGGCGGCCTGGAATATTACCGGTGACGAGCAGAGCGGGATCGGTGGCTGGCCAGACGAAGCGCTGGCCAGCTACCTCGCGACCGGCGTCGCACCGGGGTACGGCGTCGCAGGCGGTCCGATGGCCGAGGTGGTCAACCACAGCCTCCGGCATCTGACGCCAGAGGACATCCAAGCAATGGTGGTGTATCTCAAGTCAGTGCCTGCACAGCCAGCCGAGGTCAAACGACCGGACGAGAAAGCGCTAGCCAACCTGCCCCCGAAACAGACCGAACACCCTCTGGGGCAGAAGCTGTTTGCCGATACCTGCGCCAGCTGTCACCAATGGGACGGGAGCGGTCGCCAAAGCGATTACGCCTCGCTGCGGGGGCTGCGCACGCTGAACGATCCCCAGGCGTTGAACTTGATTCAGGTGATCATCAATGGCGATGCGCTACACGGCCCCAACGGCCATCACCTGATGCCGGCCTTCGGACGTCATTTCAATGACCGCGAGGTGACCGCGCTGAGCAATTTCATGCTCGGCCATTTCGGTTCGGCCCCCGCCACGCTCACCCCCGAGATCATTGCCGAACGGCGTCAGCAAGGTCACTGA